A region from the Clostridium beijerinckii genome encodes:
- a CDS encoding cell division protein FtsW, with protein MKIKKDEVKLLILTYLLCMALFTNIAILKDPIDMGAIYMGLVVCVLLTVTQILVRKFYPQGDKFLIIFACILSVIGMAVLYRLDTSVAIKQLIWFTAGIVIFITLVVAIRDLRDFAKYKKIYLIITLIFMPMALVFGKEVYGATNWVMIGSMGFQPSEFGKISFVIYLAAAFKDYEDKNNIKEDFRQLWQPALVVMYSLGCLFMQKDLGSALIFFGIAITMLYVATGKKKYVVITFVLFIAGSFLAYKLFPHVRQRILIWRNPWEYSNTEGYQIVQGLYSISSGGMLGSGLGEGYPGFVPVNTSDFIFAVICEELGMVFAIGIMMIYFLFFYRGMRAAFRVQDRFSQLGTIGISAMIACQVLVIIGGVFALIPLTGITLPLISYGGSSILSMFFALAILQKISEEG; from the coding sequence TTGAAGATTAAAAAGGATGAGGTAAAACTATTAATTTTGACTTATCTTTTATGTATGGCTCTTTTTACCAATATAGCTATATTAAAGGATCCTATTGATATGGGTGCAATATACATGGGATTGGTAGTATGTGTATTATTAACAGTCACTCAAATTTTAGTTAGAAAATTTTATCCACAAGGAGATAAGTTTTTAATTATATTTGCATGCATATTGTCAGTTATAGGCATGGCTGTGTTATATAGATTAGATACTAGCGTTGCAATTAAACAATTAATTTGGTTTACAGCAGGCATTGTTATATTTATTACGTTAGTTGTAGCAATTCGAGATTTAAGAGATTTTGCAAAATATAAAAAAATATATTTAATTATAACACTAATTTTTATGCCAATGGCATTAGTTTTTGGAAAAGAAGTCTATGGAGCAACTAACTGGGTTATGATTGGAAGCATGGGATTCCAGCCATCTGAATTTGGTAAAATCAGTTTTGTGATTTATCTTGCAGCCGCATTTAAAGATTACGAAGATAAAAATAATATTAAAGAGGACTTTAGACAACTTTGGCAACCTGCATTAGTAGTCATGTATTCATTGGGATGCTTGTTTATGCAAAAAGATTTAGGTTCAGCTTTAATATTTTTTGGTATTGCAATAACAATGCTTTATGTTGCTACTGGAAAGAAAAAATATGTAGTAATTACTTTTGTATTATTTATAGCTGGTTCATTTCTTGCATATAAATTATTCCCACATGTAAGACAAAGAATATTAATTTGGAGAAACCCATGGGAATATTCAAATACAGAAGGATATCAAATAGTTCAAGGTTTATATTCAATTTCTTCTGGTGGTATGCTGGGGTCAGGCTTAGGTGAGGGCTATCCAGGATTTGTACCAGTTAATACTTCAGATTTTATTTTTGCAGTAATTTGTGAAGAACTAGGAATGGTATTTGCTATTGGAATTATGATGATTTATTTCTTGTTTTTCTATAGAGGAATGAGAGCAGCTTTTAGGGTTCAAGATAGATTTTCACAACTTGGTACTATAGGGATAAGCGCTATGATAGCTTGCCAAGTATTAGTTATAATTGGAGGAGTGTTTGCATTAATACCACTTACGGGAATTACATTACCTCTTATTAGCTATGGTGGATCTTCCATATTAAGTATGTTCTTTGCACTGGCAATACTTCAAAAGATATCAGAGGAGGGCTAA